One region of Juglans microcarpa x Juglans regia isolate MS1-56 chromosome 7S, Jm3101_v1.0, whole genome shotgun sequence genomic DNA includes:
- the LOC121240848 gene encoding uncharacterized protein LOC121240848 produces the protein MEMVFDYHNYTKIKKVKLAAIEFIDYAIVWWDQLLINRRRNREPPVDTWEEMKMLMRKRFVPSHYYRGLYQKLQRLIQGSKSVDEYYKKMEVAMIRANVEEDREATMARFLHGLNREIADIVEMQHFVELTDMVHQAIKVEEQFKQKRLARRGQPMATTSSWKTAAPKRDEQLQNKSKFESSKSANPKTATTLGNTVTSSSKTRDIKCFKCQGRGHIASQCVNKRVMVINAQGELDSENEEEVDNDDMPSLEDVDDEQNAVVGDLLVARRVLNVQVKEEESNQRENLFHTRCFVNNKVCSVNIDGGSCTKVASTYLVEKLALTTLKHPQPYRLQWLNECGEIKVTRQVLVALSIGKYEDEVLCDVVPMHACHSLLGRPWQYDLRVTHDGFTNKYSFTFKRQPITLVPLTPKQEFEDVLPEEVPYGLPPILGIEHQIDFIPGASIPNRPVYRSNPKETKELQSQVSELLEKGYVPESMSPYAVPVLLVPKKDGTWRMCVDCRAINNITIRMKEGDEWKTAFKTKYGLYEWLVMPFGLTNAPSTFMHLMNHVLRAFISRFVGVYFDDILIYSKNLEEHVTHLKYVLEILRKERLFANLKKCTFCTDKLVFLGFVVSKRGIEVDEEKVKAIHEWPTRTTISQVRSFHGLASFYRRFVRDFSSLGAPLTEVIKKNVPFKWGKNKKRHLV, from the exons ATGGAGATGGTGTTTGATTATCACAACTACACAAAGATAAAGAAGGTTAAGTTGGCTGCAATTGAATTTATCGATTATGCCATtgtttggtgggatcaattattgattaataggaggaggaatagaGAGCCACCCGTGGACACTtgggaggaaatgaaaatgCTTATGAGGAAGCGTTTTGTACCCAGCCACTATTATAGGGGATTGTATCAAAAATTGCAGAGGTTAATTCAAGGTTCTAAGAGTGTGGATGAGTATTACAAGAAGATGGAAGTAGCTATGATCCGGGCTAATGTAGAAGAGGACCGGGAAGCCACCATGGCTAGGTTTTTGCACGGTTTAAATCGTGAGATTGCGGATATAGTCGAGATGCAGCACTTTGTTGAGTTGACAGATATGGTGCATCAAGCCATAAAGGTGGAGGAACAATTCAAACAAAAGAGATTGGCTAGGAGGGGACAACCTATGGCTACCACTAGCTCGTGGAAGACAGCAGCTCCAAAAAGGGACGAGCAGCTACAAAATAAGTCAAAATTTGAATCATCTAAGAGTGCCAACCCAAAGACCGCCACTACTTTAGGTAACACCGTGACTTCAAGTTCTAAAACACGTGATATTAAGTGTTTTAAATGTCAAGGGCGGGGACACATAGCCAGCCAGTGTGTAAACAAAAGGGTGATGGTGATAAACGCCCAAGGAGAGCTTGACTcggaaaatgaggaagaagtaGATAATGATGATATGCCATCTTTGGAGGATGTCGATGATGAGCAAAATGCTGTGGTTGGAGATTTATTGGTAGCAAGGCGAGTTCTCAATGTGCAGGTTAAGGAGGAAGAAAGTAACCAAAGGGAGAACTTGTTTCATACTCGGTGCTTTGTAAATAACAAAGTTTGCAGTGTCAatattgatggagggagttgcaCAAAAGTAGCCAGCACTTATTTGGTGGAGAAATTGGCTTTAACTACCTTGAAACATCCTCAACCTTATCGGCTTCAGTGGCTGAATGAATGTGGCGAAATCAAGGTGACAAGACAAGTGTTGGTGGCATTATCCATTGGCAAATatgaggatgaggtgctttgtgatgtggTTCCTATGCACGCATGCCATTCACTACTGGGAAGACCATGGCAGTATGATCTGAGGGTTACTCATGATGGATTCACAAATAAGTATTCTTTCACTTTTAAAAGGCAACCTATTACTCTTGTGCCATTAACTCCAAAACAG GAGTTTGAAGATGTCCTTCCTGAAGAGGTACCTTATGGTTTACCTCCAATCCTAGGGATTGAACATCAAATTGATTTCATACCTGGTGCATCAATTCCAAACCGACCTGTTTATAGGAGTAATCCCAAGGAGACCAAGGAACTTCAAAGCCAAGTCAGTGAATTATTGGAGAAGGGGTATGTGCCTGAAAGTATGAGTCCTTATGCGGTTCCGGTGTTATTAGTTCCTAAGAAGGATGGaacatggaggatgtgtgttgacTGCCGAGCCATCAACAACATAACG ATTAGGATGAAAgaaggtgatgaatggaaaactgcttttaagactaaatatggttTGTATGAGTGGTTAGTGATGCCTTTCGGTTTAACTAATGCTCCGAGCACATTTATGCATTTGATGAACCATGTTTTGCGAGCATTTATTAGTAGGTTTGTAGGTGTgtattttgatgatatcctaATCTATAGCAAAAACTTGGAAGAACATGTAACGcatttgaaatatgttttggaAATTCTAAGGAAAGAAAGGTTGTTTGCTAACCTCAAAAAGTGCACTTTTTGCACGGATAAGCTTGTAtttcttggttttgttgttAGTAAGAGAGGAATTGAGGTGGATGAGGAAAAGGTGAAGGCAATCCATGAGTGGCCAACGCGTACAACAATCAGCCAAGTGAGGAGTTtccatggcttagctagcttttatagACGGTTTGTGCGTGATTTTAGTAGCTTAGGCGCCCCTCTCACTGAAGTCATCAAGAAAAATGTACCGTTTAAGtggggaaagaacaagaagaggCATTTAGTCTGA